The DNA region TGTGGCATTGGTTTTCTTAATTTCATCTATGAGTTGGTACTCATTGCCTTGTCCTACAATGGTATATTGTATTCCATATTGGTCACCAACTTTATCTGCTCTCAACGCATTGACTTTGCTTCCAGCATAAAATATTTGTTTTAGATTTTTATTTTTGTTGAAGGCTTCTAAGGTTAAATCTTTGGTATCAACGTTTCCCTTTGCATACCAATCAGCATCTAAATATAATTGTCGTAATAATGCCATTGCACCCATTAATGAAGTAGGATAAACTTGCCTTGAAGCACTACTCTTGTTAAAAGACAAATATTGTGCAGAATTTACGTCTAATAACCGATGGGAATCCGAACCTTCGGAATTTAAGGCAACCAAGATACCATTACCCCGTACAATACCATCTTGTACATGTGTGTTTACAACACCAAATCCGGCATTACGAAGCCCTTCAGCTTTTTTAGAATCAAACTTAAAAGCGTTTAATGCATTGGTTTCCGCTCTAATATGCTCGTTCCAATAATACCCTTTGCGTTTGGTATCGTACTGTGGTGGTTGCCCAAAACTACCTCGTTGTGGTGTGGGTTTTGCCACTCCAAAATCAGAATAGGCATCTATAAAAGAGGGGTAAATACTTTTTCCTTTTAAGTCAATTTTAATTGTGTTTTTAGGGATAGTAATGTTGGAGCCAACATTGCTTACTTTTCCGTCTTTAATTAATAGCGTACCTTTTTTAATGGTCTGAGTGGGGCTTACAATTATAGTGGCATTTGTAAATGCAGTATAATTGGTGTTTTTGGTTTTTACACCATTGTTTTTAGGGAAATATTCTTGAGCAGAAATGGTCGTAAAACTTAAGAAAGTGATACATAAGAATACCCTAAACTGTAGTGCGATGTTTGGTAGTTTCATTCGTTAATTTATTTTTAATTGTAAAAATCTAAAATTAAGGAATATAAATCTAAGTAGAAGATGAAATTTCAAATTTTAATTAACAAGCTATATTCCATATTTTTTGTCGTAGGCAATTAGTAAATCAACCATTCTGCTATACGATTTCATACCTTCTTTTTGTTGATTTGCTTTCAAGTAGCCATCGTAAAAGATTTTAAAAAATGGTTCTAATTTATTTTGGTAAGACATCCAAAATTCTTCTGATTCTTTGATGTTTTTTAACACGCCTTTCGGAATTCTATCAATGTATTCATTTGCTAGTTTTTCATCCATATAATACAAACCTGCTATGGAAAACCGAAGTGCTTTTATATATGCGGAATATTTAAAATAGTAATCATTACTTTTTGAAGCGGCTAAAAAGCCTATAAAGTTGGCTTCATTTTCAAACCCTATTCCCAATTGGTGTGCAACTTCATGGCAACTTATTGCTGGTAAAGTAACTTTTGGAACTTTACTATTTACCTGTGCTTCTCCAAAAATTGGATTCAAATATCCTGAAAATCCCATATAGCTCAATGGCAAACTGAATAATGATTTTTTTAACGACGCGGTTTTGTAATTGTATTCTGGATAACTCTTAGCAAAATTGGCATATACCGATTTCGTTTTTTCTAAAATTTCATTGTTAGAATATGGAACTAACACAGCTATGGAATCATTTTCAACCAATTGATTTTGTGTATATTTTAAATTGTCAATTAACTTTTTAGTTAAGGTATCTAAATCTTCAACTGTATATGGTTTTTGCTCTAATTGTAAGTTTGTGTACAAAGAGTTTCGGTAATAATTTAACCCCCAAAGTATATGAAAGAGAAAGTAAAATATGGATAAGTAAGCACCTAATTTAAAAAGTTGTTGTTTGGTTTTCCTGAATTTGGTTTTAATCCACTTTACAATTCCAATGAGTAAAAATAATCCCAGCAAAAAATAAAAAATATCGCCAACGGAAAAAGGAACCCAACCAAAAATGAACCTAAAAATTTTGGAAATTAATGGATAAATACCATTGGAATAATAACGCTCTACACTATTTGGGAAATAGGAAATGAGCTTTACTAAAAGTATTTGTACAGGTAATAATAGGCTAAGTATTTGATATTGGGTTAGTTTCTTCATTAGTCAAAAATACTTAAAAAAATAGAGTGTAAAACTTATTAACAAAAATATGACTTGTTAACAGTTTCTGTTCAAATATAATTGTATTTTAGGATAAAATTGATAAAGAAAAAATTACTTTTGTTCCAATGGAAAATTTACGACCTGTAAGCACAAAAAGACCCAATAAGGGCACTCTAATTAACTTAGAAAAAGGCAAATTGCCACCACAAGCTGTTGATCTTGAAGAAGCTGTGTTGGGAGCAATGATGATTGATAAAAAAGGTGTTGATGATGTTATTGACATTTTGCATGCCGATGCATTCTATAAACAAGCACATCAGCTTATTTTTGATGCCATGTTTAGGTTGTTCAACGAATCTGAACCGATAGATTTATTGACCGTTGCCAGTCAATTAAAAAAGGACGGACAGCTTGAAAGTGTTGGCGGGGATTTTTATTTGGTAGGCCTAACACAAAAAGTAGCTTCTTCAGCTCATATTGAGTTCCATGCACGTATTATTATCCAAAAATATATTCAACGACGTTTAATAAGCATTTCTAGTGAGATTATTGATGAAGCGTATGACGAAACTTCTGATGTTTTTGATTTATTAGATTCTGCTGAGACCAAATTATTTGAAGTTACTCAAGGTAATTTGAAAAAAAGTTCAGAAGCTGCTGAAGGTTTAGTTTCACAAGCACTTAAAAAAATTGAAGAAATTTCCAATAAAGAGGGTATGAGTGGTATCGCATCTGGGTTTACCAAATTAGATGCGTTGACTTCTGGTTGGCAACCTTCGGATTTGGTAATTTTGGCCGCTAGACCAGGTATGGGTAAAACAGCATTTGTAATGTCCATGGCAAAAAATGTAGCCATAGATTTTGATACACCCGTAGCTATATTTTCGTTGGAAATGAGTTCCGTTCAATTAATTACAAGAATGATTTCGAGTGAAACAGGAATATCATCAGGTAAATTAAGAAAAGGCGATTTACAGCCTCATGAATGGGAACAACTGAACGTAAAAGTTAAAAATCTTTCTAAAGCACCTATATTTATTGACGATACGCCATCGTTATCTATTTTTGATTTACGTGCAAAAGCAAGACGTTTGGCTTCACAACATGGTGTTAAAATTATTATTATTGACTACTTACAATTAATGACCGCTGGTTCGGTAAACAAAGGTGGCGGAAATAGAGAGCAAGAAATTTCTACCATTTCTAGAAACTTAAAAGCACTGGCTAAAGAATTGAGCATACCAGTAATTGCTTTATCCCAATTGTCGCGTGCAGTAGAAACACGTGGAGGAAGTAAGCGTCCATTGTTATCTGACTTACGTGAATCTGGAGCTATTGAACAAGATGCGGATATAGTTTCGTTTATTTATAGACCCGAGTATTACGGGCAAACGGAATGGGATGACGAAGAACGTAGCCCATGTGAGGGACAAGCAGAATTTATTGTAGCCAAACACAGAAACGGTGGTTTAGAAAATATCCGATTAAAATTTACTGGGCATTTGGCAGAATTCTCTGATCTGGAAGAATCTTTTTCAAGTGAATTTCAATCTAAAATGAACGATTTTATAACACCACAAAATCCAAATGATGCTTTTGACAATATCCCTCAAAATGATGATGATGGGGATGTGCCGTTTTAGACGCTAAATATTACACTTGAGATTTTAAAAGAATTTAATCTGTTATTTTTTCTACTTTATTAAGCAACTCTTCATCCAATTTCTTTAAAAAGAGCATCTCCGCATAAAATTGCCAGTCAAATGAAATACTCTGATTTGCCAAATGCACATGGTGGTCTTGGTCTAAAATGTAATCATCTGGTTTGGTCAGAATACGTGTTTTTCCATAAACCATTTCAAATTCATTTCTCAAGGGTTTAAAATCATCTTTTAATTTTCTCAAATTATTTATGGCATCTGATTCTTCTTTTTTGTCCGTTGCATTGTCATATTCTTTTAAAACAATAAGCAATCTTGAGGTGTATTGTGTCAGTTTGTTTACCTGTTCATAAACTTCAAGCGTATATATATTGCGGTTGGCTTTTGATTTTAGGGTTTCTATTTTTTCGGCAATAGAATCGTTTAGAGTGATCATTTTTTCAGCTTTTGTCAAACGTTCCTTATGTCTTTTGCTCCATTCTCCTTTTTTATTGGAGTCTGGCAAATCGATAACATCTTTATCAATTGCATTTTCGCTACTCATTAAATAATTCCGTCTATTTCCATTTAATAATGCATTTTTCCAAAAAGCAACGGGTAGTTCTAAACTGTCTATAAAAGCAAACTCAGGGTCGGAAACTTGATGCGAAAATTCCCTATGCCGGTAAGCGGATTTTAGCTCCTCATTATTTCTTTTCTCACCAGCCCAAGTATATTCAGAAAATGTAATAATACCACGCATGTACAATTCAAAATGCGGAGAGTCATCATCCCAAAGGGTCAATAACAACCCCCTAAGGTTATTGTCTATGGACGAAAGGGCAAAAGACTTGATGTTATCCATATTACTTTCTTCCTGCGGCATCAATACCCATCTGGTCTGTCCGGCCGTGGCTCCCAAAACTTCCATGTCATGTTTTTGAAACCATTCCATGGCTTTGGCATTACCTAACGCTTGTGGTTTGCTATAGTTCCATCGCATATAAATACAATTTTTAGGGAAAAGGTCCAAAAATTCTACAAGCTTATGCTCATTTTTTGCCCAGATACTATCCACTTCTTTTTGATTAAGTTCTAGATTGAACATTGGCTGATATACATTGGCGATTTTTAAGGGCATATCGTCCCAAAAAATAGGAATTCGATTATGCTCTTCGGCAAACTTTGAAACTTTGTTGAGCCACATCAATTGTAATTCTAGCGAAGATTTACCACTATTCCTGCCCGAAGTATGTACTTCGTCACCCCCAACATGCAAATATTTTCCATGCGGTGTGGCTTCCATAGCATCGAGATATAGATCAAATTGAACTTCGTAAGTTTCGGGGTCTAGTGGATTAAAGGCCCAATCATTTGTTGGATCATCACGTAAATGTTTGTACTTATCGTGTTTTAAAATAAATGAAGCATGCCCCAATCCTTGAACCAACGGACTAATTTCGATATGGCGTTCTTTGGCATAATCAGATAATTTTTGCCATTCTTCAATACTCAAGGCATCAGCGGAAGCTACCTCAGGTTGCCGTTCGTACTTTAATTTATCTTCTAGCTCTACTATAATGCCGTTTACCTTATAACTGGCCAATTTATCTATCAGTTGGTAATAATATTCTGTTTTTTCTAAGTGGTGCTTTATGTCCAAATGGATTGAACGATAGGAGAGTAAGGGGTAGTCCTCAATGGTGCATTCGGGCAGATATACATTTTGTTCTTTAGCATCTTGAAGCAATTGTTCTAAGGTTTTAAAACCATAAAACAAACCTGCTTTGTCTTTGGCGTTAATAAATATTTTCTTTTTGGCTATGGTCATTTTATAACCCTGGTCGGCTAGTGAGAGTGTACTATCAATAGCATAAATAATAGTTGCTCCTTCAGGTTTTTCACTAACCGTAATTTTTGCTAATAAATTGTCCAATACAGGGAGTTCAGTATCTATTGCAAAACAAGATTTTACATCATTATATTTTAACGAGCTATTGCCTTTAATTTCAAAATCTTGAGGTGATGGGAGTAATTTAAAATCTCCTAATTTTTCGTCTGAAGATTGACAGGAGGAAATTGTTAAGAAAACTAAACAACAGAAAAGGTTTTGCAGGTTTGTCATAGTTGAAAATATTGATTACGCAATTTATTACAATTTTATTAACTCGAAGTCCTATTCAAGTTAATTTTAATAATCGTAAATTTGGTCATTCTTAAATTATTGACTTTTGAGTTTTAAATTAAAACATATTGTTTGTGCCGTAGTAGTATTATTGAGTCAAATGGCTTTTGCTTCATTTATCTTAATACCTATGGATGATGTTAGTCAAGAAAATCACTTAAAGGCCTACGGTATTACCTATTTTTCCTTACAAAAAGGGAACGATGTAAAATGGTTATTGAATTACAAAGGTGGTTCGTTTTTGTTGGAAGATCATCAAGAGTTTAGGAATGAGTGTAAAATAAGAGGTGTTTCTTATGAGGTTATATCTGATACTGAAGCCATGCAAATATTGGAACTAATTGCAAGTCCCTCACAAAATATGGAAGCTGTAACGTTGGAAAAAGCACCTAAAATTGCGGTGTATTCACCTAAAGATAAAATGCCTTGGGATGATGCCGTAACAATGGTTTTGAATTATGCTGAAATTCCTTACGACGTTGTTTATGATGAAGAAGTATTAGGTGATGAATTGATTAAATACGAATGGTTGCATTTGCATCACGAAGATTTTACTGGGCAATATGGTAAATTCTATGGATCGTACCGTGCAGCTCCTTGGTATATAGAAGGTAAAGCTTATGCTGAAAAATTGGCCACAAAGTTAGGGTACGATAAAGTGTCTGAACAAAAATTAGCAGTAGCTTTAGGAATACGTGATTTTGTTATTGGTGGAGGTTTTATGTTTGCCATGTGTTCGGCAACCGATAGTTTTGATATTGCTCTAGCTGCTGAAGGTGTTGATATAGCTGAAGCTATGTTCGATGGTGACCCTTCAGAACCTAATTATCAAGATAAAATTGATTTTGAAAAAACCTTTGCTTTTACCGATTTTAGATTGGTGCGAAGCCCAACCGAATATGAATTTTCATCAATCGATATGACCCGAAAACGATATATTCAGCGTACCGAAGATTACTTTTCATTACAAGAATATTCCGCCAAATGGGATCCTGTTCCTACAATGCTTACGCAGAATCATACTTTATTGGTAAAAGGTTTTATGGGGCAAACTACAAGTTATGACCGAGCCAATGTAAAATCTACTGTGTTGGTTATGGGTGAAAACAAGGTAAATGACGAAGCCAAATACATTCATGGTGTAAAAGGTAAAGGCATGTGGACCTTCTATGGCGGTCATGACCCTGAAGATTATACGCATAGGGTAGGAGATCCTAAAACGGAATTAGATTTACACCCAAATTCTCCTGGATATCGACTGATTTTAAACAATGTATTGTTTCCTGCGGCTAAGAAAAAGAAGCAAAAGACTTGATTAAGAAGCCTTGTAAAAAGGTAATTTAACTACTGTTGCCGGAACAGC from Aureibaculum sp. 2308TA14-22 includes:
- a CDS encoding asparagine synthetase B → MAFASFILIPMDDVSQENHLKAYGITYFSLQKGNDVKWLLNYKGGSFLLEDHQEFRNECKIRGVSYEVISDTEAMQILELIASPSQNMEAVTLEKAPKIAVYSPKDKMPWDDAVTMVLNYAEIPYDVVYDEEVLGDELIKYEWLHLHHEDFTGQYGKFYGSYRAAPWYIEGKAYAEKLATKLGYDKVSEQKLAVALGIRDFVIGGGFMFAMCSATDSFDIALAAEGVDIAEAMFDGDPSEPNYQDKIDFEKTFAFTDFRLVRSPTEYEFSSIDMTRKRYIQRTEDYFSLQEYSAKWDPVPTMLTQNHTLLVKGFMGQTTSYDRANVKSTVLVMGENKVNDEAKYIHGVKGKGMWTFYGGHDPEDYTHRVGDPKTELDLHPNSPGYRLILNNVLFPAAKKKKQKT
- a CDS encoding glycoside hydrolase family 20 zincin-like fold domain-containing protein, with protein sequence MTNLQNLFCCLVFLTISSCQSSDEKLGDFKLLPSPQDFEIKGNSSLKYNDVKSCFAIDTELPVLDNLLAKITVSEKPEGATIIYAIDSTLSLADQGYKMTIAKKKIFINAKDKAGLFYGFKTLEQLLQDAKEQNVYLPECTIEDYPLLSYRSIHLDIKHHLEKTEYYYQLIDKLASYKVNGIIVELEDKLKYERQPEVASADALSIEEWQKLSDYAKERHIEISPLVQGLGHASFILKHDKYKHLRDDPTNDWAFNPLDPETYEVQFDLYLDAMEATPHGKYLHVGGDEVHTSGRNSGKSSLELQLMWLNKVSKFAEEHNRIPIFWDDMPLKIANVYQPMFNLELNQKEVDSIWAKNEHKLVEFLDLFPKNCIYMRWNYSKPQALGNAKAMEWFQKHDMEVLGATAGQTRWVLMPQEESNMDNIKSFALSSIDNNLRGLLLTLWDDDSPHFELYMRGIITFSEYTWAGEKRNNEELKSAYRHREFSHQVSDPEFAFIDSLELPVAFWKNALLNGNRRNYLMSSENAIDKDVIDLPDSNKKGEWSKRHKERLTKAEKMITLNDSIAEKIETLKSKANRNIYTLEVYEQVNKLTQYTSRLLIVLKEYDNATDKKEESDAINNLRKLKDDFKPLRNEFEMVYGKTRILTKPDDYILDQDHHVHLANQSISFDWQFYAEMLFLKKLDEELLNKVEKITD
- a CDS encoding DUF3810 domain-containing protein, whose product is MKKLTQYQILSLLLPVQILLVKLISYFPNSVERYYSNGIYPLISKIFRFIFGWVPFSVGDIFYFLLGLFLLIGIVKWIKTKFRKTKQQLFKLGAYLSIFYFLFHILWGLNYYRNSLYTNLQLEQKPYTVEDLDTLTKKLIDNLKYTQNQLVENDSIAVLVPYSNNEILEKTKSVYANFAKSYPEYNYKTASLKKSLFSLPLSYMGFSGYLNPIFGEAQVNSKVPKVTLPAISCHEVAHQLGIGFENEANFIGFLAASKSNDYYFKYSAYIKALRFSIAGLYYMDEKLANEYIDRIPKGVLKNIKESEEFWMSYQNKLEPFFKIFYDGYLKANQQKEGMKSYSRMVDLLIAYDKKYGI
- the dnaB gene encoding replicative DNA helicase codes for the protein MENLRPVSTKRPNKGTLINLEKGKLPPQAVDLEEAVLGAMMIDKKGVDDVIDILHADAFYKQAHQLIFDAMFRLFNESEPIDLLTVASQLKKDGQLESVGGDFYLVGLTQKVASSAHIEFHARIIIQKYIQRRLISISSEIIDEAYDETSDVFDLLDSAETKLFEVTQGNLKKSSEAAEGLVSQALKKIEEISNKEGMSGIASGFTKLDALTSGWQPSDLVILAARPGMGKTAFVMSMAKNVAIDFDTPVAIFSLEMSSVQLITRMISSETGISSGKLRKGDLQPHEWEQLNVKVKNLSKAPIFIDDTPSLSIFDLRAKARRLASQHGVKIIIIDYLQLMTAGSVNKGGGNREQEISTISRNLKALAKELSIPVIALSQLSRAVETRGGSKRPLLSDLRESGAIEQDADIVSFIYRPEYYGQTEWDDEERSPCEGQAEFIVAKHRNGGLENIRLKFTGHLAEFSDLEESFSSEFQSKMNDFITPQNPNDAFDNIPQNDDDGDVPF